The stretch of DNA ataacagatgttcggagatatagccccttaaagttaggcaaattttgtttttgattttagcgcctcttgcggccatttttggaacttaaaatgttttagagagttgtagggcttcttgaaacctttcatttgataccaagatggtcaaaatcggtcaagccgttcttgagatatattgaaaaaacactttttgcattaagccgccatatttgctaaaccgcttgaccgattttcaagtatgaattattgatgaaaacgtctcattgagctctacaacatactaaaatttcagacctctagctttaagggaagtggtaaacggtagttcaaaatggcggacggcggccatcttggattttgaaaatgcgaaaacatgaaaatttacacccacatttctatagaaaacttcaaaccggaagtctctatctgttactgttctcgagttataaggtaaagtttggcgcagaggccggccggccggatcaaaatttttccaccaccactttcgtaatgtgggatgtctaaaacatgctcataccaagtttgagcccgatctgagatggtcggtttttccgacgattacaatacttggtatgccacgattgtggtataccaactaataaatgtaaaatccctttaacgtccaacgtgaaacataaaaacattgaaacatgcgctcttttatcgcgatttttattctatgattttttttagatgacttctctcactcagaacgtcttctttggtcccttatgcgtgaatttgatgcatttgtaacatggaaaaacaatttacattcataattaattgaaaaaataaaatgtttcacgtttgggtcagcgtatgacccaaaaaacgtgaaagggataataaaatgaaaaagagtTAAATGACTTTGCGAATGTGTAAAAGGAAGTTCGATcctaataaaaatacaaacaataaaataaaggtatttatttaaagatggTTGCGGTCATTCTATCATGATTCAACTGTGGATGTGGGAAGACTCGAGATAGTCCTAGAGGTCACTATTCAATATAGATTCCAAGTTCTGAAGATCACGTAACAGAAAGTCCAGAACGGATTTGGTTCATAAGATTTACTTGTGCTAAATATTACAAGCGGAGAAAATCCGTGAACTGTGCTTGTCTTCGACGGAGGTCATGCAGTCTGCAAACCGTCATTTCGAAAACTACTCCATGAGTCGCAGAGTAGCTAACCAAAAAAAACCTCACGGAGAAAAATGTTGAGATCAGGGCTCGTAAtatgtaactctccgagtgctgggtGGCTCACAAGAACTGCATAGCCacccagcactcggagagttacataatacgcCCTCAGATGTATTCATCATGGCAGAAGAACCAGGGAGAGGGACAATATTTTTACGGTTTCCCTTTGACTACCGGCTCTTGACTTTTCATGTACAGCTTTTGCATCAAGGTTCCAGCTATTGAAACATGTCTTATCCACTAACCACATACGAAGTTTAATATTGCAATGATCGGTGCTCTACGTTTTAGAGAAGTTCACTTTCAATTTAGTTTCAGGTTATTTTGTCCATGATTGTTGTACTGACCTGAATGCAATATAGTAGATAATAAATAAGTTaatagaatttcaatttggTCCAccctaaaatatcacaaatgTCCAACTACCAatgattaattctttaaaataattcactgTTTAAtccttccaaacattttttttatttcttgttttcctTCCAAACTTGTTTGAActaatttcttatttctttgttGACTGACGACCTTCCGGTCAATGAAGGAGGCGCGAATTCATTCTTCCCACATACTGGGAACAATCGTGTTTTATGGAATCTTTTTTTgcatgttttaaaattttttataagtaTCAACATTGTGTTATAATAAACCCTCTTAACTGGtacagaaaaattgcaaaaattaaaatcaaatgttgaaatttctGATTTGATAAGAATATAAGTGGTTGTTCGGATTATACCTACTTACTTCAGTGATATTGTATTTGAAGAGGTTGATGAGATTTTGTAAGAGGATATTGAAAAATCACATCATGTTTCACTAAATAGGAATTTtacacttaaaaaaatttaagacattttttcttatgttttaaAAGGGCTTTGTGGTTTGAAAAGGCTGGAGtcttaaagctttaaaataaacaaaagtgttttaaaagaaaattttattaaatatgttaagtaataaaacaaaataataatctaaaaTACTAAATAATGGAATTTAGGGCAGAGTAAAGCACTTAATGATAAGAAAAgctaaatgtttttcttattataatttaagaaaatatgatGATTGTTAAAGAGTGGTcatgataattaaaaaaaaaagaaatatttcgaATTGTTGTTAATAACTCcctcaaaataaagaaaaactggGTGAAATCAATAAAGGAAAACAACTGCGTGAACccgataaaaaaagaaagtcagaaaaataagttattttttaaattttttttattaaccaaGAACAACAGAATTTCCAAGAATATCTTCTAGTCTAATATCAACCCtaaacatttgaaatttcacGAATCCAATTCCTTACAGCTGATACTTTTGCATAGACTCCAGGATAGCTTGGGAGGGCGCAACCTTTACCCCAAGACACTACACCGTGTTGTACGTTGTTGTCGTCAACGACGGGACCACCAGAATCACCTGTTACGGACagagaggatttttttaaatattgattctaaatatttttttttataaaaaagttaCCTTGGCAAGAATCCTTTCCTCCTTCTTGGTAACCTGCACAGAACATCTGTTCCGAAATGATTGCTCTGAAAATGTAGTTAGCTTGGCATTCTAATTGATTAACCTTCGGCACTGATACAGCACGGACGTGATAATTGGACTCCTGATGGTTCTTAGTATCTCCCCACCCAGAAACCTTCAAAACAGTACCAACGGCAATGTCCTCATCGGCTTCGGGAAGTTGAACTGCCCTCCTTGTATCACTGAACGTAATGGGATCTTCCAGTTCAAAAATACTGAAGTCGTAATCCGTGGTTTCATCGTCGTAGAGCTCATGGCTGATGATCTGTCGCACCTTATGGACCTCACCGTCTGTTGAGCTGTAGTTTGATCCAGTTCTGACTGTGAAATCAGGAGTTGCACCactgtaaattaaaatagcaGGATTATTTGATTTCAGGCATAAGCaggagtgtttttttttgttaaacttACATTATACAATGAGCTGCCGTAAGGATGAACCTCTCACTGAGGATTGAACCACCACAGAGATGCTGTCCGAAGTAATTGACAGACACTTGATAAGGAATGTCCTCGATGTTCACAGGCTTGCCTCCGACAATCCTTTGTATAGGTTGACGAAACACTGCAGCGCTGGCGCTAATGCAGAGGATTGCAAGGATAGCAGCTTGGTTCAACATCTTACTGGTAGTGAACATCTTCGAGGAATTCCTTCCGAATGAATGTGCTGTTTGCCACTGAACTTTCGCATTTTATACTTGCATTCTCAAGAGGTTAAACCGAAAGCAAGTAGCGTCTTATCTAAAGAATCTTCCCTATCAATCCACGTGTATATCAGTGACTATATACTTGGTGGAAATTTCACGGCAATTGCGTAGTATTTGTAACTCCTGAGGGTAATTCCACTTTATGACTTTACTATggattttccaaatatttttctgattgtattattaatttgattggattgcaatatttttgattaaaattgaagtttttgtaaataataaaattgaagagtaCCAAGCACGTGTTACGATAATGAATAACATAATTGCTAAAACTTAGGTCAGGAGTAAGGAGgcttttcttaagattttttttaagataagcATTGTAAACCCGCAATCTTTCTCATCTGAAAATGGTTGATAATCCTAAATAACCATTTTCAAGACAGAGAGTAGATGGTCCTTCCTCTGAATTCCTTGAATAAGGAACAATTGACaccttaatgaaaaaaaaaaaattttttacataGTTGcatttaatacatattttcgTAATATGTTTTACACATGTTCGTCCATTTGCACTTATAGTGCATCAGTTCTCATGCCACGCGTAGAAGTAAACTTTCTTTAGTTTTGACTTTCCCTTTGTTGAAGTTTATGGAGTTAGTTCTTCTGGAGGGAACAAATGAGTTTTATACCTTTTGGGTTTTGATGAACTTGCTGCTTGCAACAGCAAATATCGTATCTGGATAGGATTTCTATAGCAGATACAATATTTGCTGTTGCAAGTACCAAAAACAGTACAAAATGCATTTACCTATCACATCAATCATAGAGACAATCTCAGAATAAGAAAATCCCTGCATTAGGGTCTAACGCCTCTCGTCTGTGTCTGGTCATTAAATGTAGAGAGGGCATAATTTTCTCTGATAAATAGGTAGAATACGTGATAAACTTATGATGAACCTTAAAgataaaatccaaaatttctcagaatcaTCTCACAATTATTCTTCACTGCCGGAATTCGCATAATCCCAGTTGAATTCGGAAATCCTTGATGGACACCTACACGGAATTTCAGTCCTCAGGATTTTGCAGTGCTCTCAATGATTTCCAAAAGCcaatataattaattacttaatagagaataatttttccttgtgCGTTCAACCAACAATTTGATATTGTTTCGAAAGATGAGCaaatttttgaagctttttttaatactttatgattttcattttaaattagctttcaaaactttttcatctcttaaaaaaaattacttacaAGGGAAGGTTATACATTTAAGAGTACGGAatggcttgaaattttcaccaaatattctttacaatgtataaaaaCCCTGTGCCAAGGGTTTTTTTCTACAGATCCGTAGtttaatagttataattaattaaattttcccatataaaattcattttgggagAGCAAAGCGCTGGAGAGAAACGCAAGAGAGAGAACTGCGCGCGCGTCTGTGTGAGTGAGTAGTGGTAAGTAGCGAGCGCACGGGCAAAGAACTGCTCACCACTACTCACTCACACAGACGCGCGCGCAGTTCTCTCTCTTGCGTTTCTCTCCAGAGCGCTTTGCTttcccaaaatgaattttatatgggaaaatttaattaattataactattaaactacggatctgtagaaaaaaatccttggcacagggtttttatacattgtaaagaatatttggtgaaaatttcaagccatTCCGTACTCTTAAATGTATAACCTTCCCTTGTTAGTATTTCTTCACCTTCTTTTCGTATGCACTAATTCTAATTATATTAtaatattgggcctaattcagcgaccaagaaacccttgaaattcgcttgaaatttcagtacaaaattcaaagatttcaagggttttttggtcgctgaattaggcccattattaattaattataaaatttgtgCGTAAAATATGAACTGTACAACTTAGTCGTGAGATGGAGGGGTGAGGTTACTGGGGGAGTTTTCCACAGCGTTTTTGATACACTCCGGAGTAGAAGCTTAAGAAATAATGGGAAAAAACTATTGATTTCACTAAATGTTAgatcataaataaatcaaatcaatcTACTATGTTTCAACCTTTCTGAAATCATTGAagtaaaacttaaaaatatagGAAGTagaagaatatatattttcgcaaagaaaaaatatagataAATCTTCTCatgataaaagtttttcctaaataattttcttccaggAAAAATGTTacgttggaaaatttattatactattttcacaaataaaaattgtcaactgcagttaatttttcttcatattgtTCTACTTTACACAATGTTGTGTAATTCCTTCAGTGCAACTGAACACTTGGTCAATTCTCTAATCTTTTCATTGGCAAAACATAAACAATAAACAATCCCCGGAGatgctaaaagaaaatgagaagaaaaaaacaaaaaaaaactttgtaagATCGTTTACCATTTCTGATCTTGTTGCTCATTGAACTCAGTGATGTCACTAATTTTATGAGATTCTGtgagtaaataaattcctttttaataacataaaaaaagtaatgttTCATGATCGTCTGCGGCTGAGAACTCATTTATGCCTCTTCATCATTAAATTGTCTTATTTgtgagaagaagaattttcgccAATTTTACAACATCGCATGTAAAATTGTCGGAAGCAGAAGTTCGTCAGCCGTGGAGGTCTGACTCATTCTCCTGTATGGTACGAGCGAGCGTCCATTGTGTGTGGCTAATACAGCGGTGAAGAATTTGAAACCAAACGCCGTCTCAGCGATCCAGATACACCGCGAGAATGGAAGTATAAATCGATAAGATAgcctttaataaatttttctttatcatttccACAATGCGCTTGTGCcaagaatgaaattttatttcgaaAGACACACACGCGTGCAAAATGCAAGCTGAATGCAATGAGAATCATCGTAAATTGCCACAGATCACTGATCACAAAAATGATCACTCGGTGATCACCAATCCAGGTGCTTTGCTCCAAACACCTGAATGTGACACAACACTGTGACTTGAGCATTTTGCCGGCTGATTCTTTTTTTCGGACATTCTAAAGCACTGCAATTATCCAGACACGCGACACGACCAGGAAACTGGCGACAAATTTCCATTCTCAGCCGCAGTGATCAGAAGAAGtgatcaaaaaaaatgtatgatcGCGAGTATGTTGAAGAAGAGACGAAGTGCTGAAAGATCCCAAAAAGAGGGGAAATAATATGAGCCCTCGAGGAAAATACTCTCGTTGAAATTCATAAGGTGAACTTTGGGCATGCTGTCTTATCACGAATTCTCTGTCTTTGTTTATCGAGCTCACACTCTCGCTGCGATCTTACATCTTTATTACAGGGTGCACTCCACAAAGCGCCACATTTaggggaatttttgaaatttcccgGGAAATTTAcgggaaaattacttttttctttaaattattaagttttcagatttttatttcattcttgctacagagaaaaatatttttttcgtaatttttctcacaattaaaaattatctaaaggagtttattcatttcttaatgcttaaaattaatagaatttaaattattaaaaaaaacttaaacttaaaatttccAAGTCCTCCTGCACTCCCATAATCTCCTTGAACTGCTCTTTGTCCGTTTGTTCCACCGTTCCCGGTGATGAGGCACATCTTGAGGGCACAGTGGTTTCAATATCCGCTCCGCAAAATCCGAGAAAATAGTTCTGGTCATTTTCCCAGATTTTGAGGAGCGGATAATGACATTGCCATACTGCGCCTCAAATCGCCCCATCGCCCTCTTCACAGTGGGGCCAAATTCCCCGCTCCCCGTCGGCTCCCGTGTAAAGATATACACCTTGGGGAGCAGGATCCCACCGGCTGTAATGGCGTATTGGGCCGTATACGTGTGGGTGACCTTAGAGTGGTCCCCCAAAAACACCTATAAttgtgaatattattttttaattttaggtatagttttatttatttatttaactctTGTACCTTCCCAGTTCTCAATATGAACATAAAAACCCTCCCCATTTGCACTCCCTGAATTTCTCCGGACATTTTACAAATACTATATAGAAGGTATTccgaaaattccttttttttcttgatatttatttaattattttatttaaaattgatcttAAAACAAATAACAACGACAAAAATGCAACTCATTCTATGAACCTCATGATAAAAACAATATGGAACATGCTTAATGAAACATGCGCGCTGATGTTTCAACGACCGGtgtaacaaaatatttttgatacacttttaagaattttatgttgGTAGATCACGATTTAAATGTAGAAACCCACAATAAAAAGATTTCCATACGGAAAACTATATTCCTTTAATACTGTGAGCttaatgcatagctgaacagacacgaAATTATagacagacctttctttatttgCATTGCATATTTACaggaaaagttcttaaagttaaaataaatttaagatcactttttatgattttctagGGACTGAAAAAGGAGtaaatatgataaaaatatactctaaaatacgaaaaaaaaccaaaagatttttaactggaaaaattttattttccaaaactttttcaatgaagAAGTCTTCTTATTCTAGAACCTTTCCTAATGcccttcaaaaattttaacaactaTTATATCCGTAATGATCTTAATGTCCTTTCTCCTAAATCTTAcaatttggatttttcttcaattttaggCTGTACTTTTTCTATTTACTGGTCAACGAGAAATTCTCGAGAATTGTTGATCGCGACATGACTTGGAGGCACAATGAATCATCCTGTGTGCGACTTGTAGTGGAGCTCACAAACGCAGAACCGCGGCATACAATCCATGAGGTGAGCAACAATCCCAACAGTTTGTCACTGAAAGCCCCCGCGAGTGTGTCTCTTCgccgtgaaaattttcattttactcatttcttcaattttttagtTCCTTCTTCATGGgaaatgtgaattaaatatCCTTGTTTTGCAACGATTTACCCGCAACGTGCGTGAAGGCTGTGAAGagtgaaagtgaaaaatatgtattgagAGAAAAGTTGTGCCACAAAGTGCGTTgataaggaataaaaaattcttctgtgCTTAAATTTACCTTCATATCGTGGAAGATTGTGCCTTTTTTGTTCGTGATTTATTGTTGAGCTGTATTCTTGGACAAATAGCACAACGAAAATAGAGCTAATTATCTCACCAAGAAAGATTCCAAGGAAGTCTTTTGATCTCACAAGGAAGGACAGACGACGCACACAA from Lutzomyia longipalpis isolate SR_M1_2022 chromosome 1, ASM2433408v1 encodes:
- the LOC129797701 gene encoding trypsin 3A1-like, with translation MFTTSKMLNQAAILAILCISASAAVFRQPIQRIVGGKPVNIEDIPYQVSVNYFGQHLCGGSILSERFILTAAHCIIGATPDFTVRTGSNYSSTDGEVHKVRQIISHELYDDETTDYDFSIFELEDPITFSDTRRAVQLPEADEDIAVGTVLKVSGWGDTKNHQESNYHVRAVSVPKVNQLECQANYIFRAIISEQMFCAGYQEGGKDSCQGDSGGPVVDDNNVQHGVVSWGKGCALPSYPGVYAKVSAVRNWIREISNV